The genome window GAATTATTCTATTTAAATCTGTTGTTGAGGTGTTTGTGTATAACTTAATAATCCAATATAGCATGCATGCAGCTGAAGTAACCTTGATTGGGATGTTTGGATAGGAGTTGTCATGCTTCAAGTCCTTCTTGGAAGAATCTGTAGCAAGCTTTCATCGCTACTTGCTGCACCAATCTGGTATCTTTGTGCAGCAGGATGGGCAGAGTCGCCCATATGAACATATCACCCTGCCGGTGAATCATGAGGTTGATTCTGCTGAAACGTTTCTTGGACATGGTCCTTAGGCCTACAATGATTCCTGGCACTAGTCATCCCCTTGCATCTGTACAAGCTCCATTACAAGACTTATGAGGCCCCAATATAAGAATATAAGATCAGTAAGATATGAACTTGCAGTACATTCAGAATACTGCAGTATATCGAACAGTCTTGAGTTGAGTAGGGAAGAGGATGTTTTCAAAACAGTAACATTTATTGAAATTAAATGTATGTCATACAAACAAACAAGTACAGCGGACAGATGAGTTAGAGGGAGACGGAAGATCATTCACAGAAAATCTATTAAAATCGCTACACTTCCAACATCTCTGAGTTAAGAAATCTGATATCGGCTGGCATCGCCATGTAAACAAAACTGGACGGATCATATTAAACTAAAACTAGATGTACACAACAATGGTACTCCTATTTCAAATTTATCTTCTCATACTTGTCTCTCCGGCAAGGCCCACTCTGTACTTCATCAAATGAAGAAGTAAACATACAAGTAGTTTGACCACAACTATGGCTGAAAAAATGTCCATTTGGATAAATCCATTGTAGAAAATTCTGTCCTTTGAGGTTGAGATTTATCGCCACATATCGAGTTGGAAGCAATCCAATGCATTTCGATACCAAAATGCATTGGTTAATGATAGTCATTTTAATGCTGTAGACTCCGCGCTGGATCAGAAGTTGAACATGTCATAGTCTCTGATTATCCTGAGTGTCACATTCAATACATGGTTTGCATTATCCCACTGCGCTTTCCCGGCTTTATGGTCGACGGGATGAGGCAGGTGAAGACCAAGTTTACTGGAAGAAAATAAGATGCACCAATATTATAATAACAGCAAAGCAGGCACAACTCATACGGAAGTGGTTTCGAGTTGATTATCTACATTATGTATGAAAACAAGACATCCAATCCATTGTATTCTAATTTTCTCTATGTCCATCCATAGCATCAAATGGAGAGAgttgtacagtgtacatgtatcaatgttaGGACACTGAAGATCCAAAATCCATTGGTGCAATTAATCTTATATATGCAGTTGTGAAGTTCTTACAATTTTGGTGTTCGGCAGTCTAGAAATGTCTTCTTTACATCAAGTTCTATATCAGATCCTTTTGTGTCGAGTAGCTGGATTTTTACCTGTAAGGGAGAGTTAACATAGATATAGCATGGCagaatttattttgttttaaaatgcAGTTTATTTCACTTCCATATGGCCAACAATGTCTATCATAGACATTAGGGAAAAATGAGGATCAGACAGTCACGTAGATGATCAAATAGATTAGGGTCTTACCACCATATCTTCACAACTTGATGTCATCGGGGTCTTATTTCCCATCTGTAAGAACATGTCCTCAGAAGATACAGCCTGCTTGTAGACAATGTCATACCTTGATGGAGAAAATGACCTGCCAATTATTTCAATAAAGACTATGCCCTATACATTAGACAATCATGACTTGACTTCTTCGGATGTACTGGAGAAGACCCATTATGCCCCACCAGAGTCAACCAGCCTGTGTAAAAGGGGCTTTGGAAACTTTGCAGCAAACCATGGAGCAAGTGGGAGTGCAGACTATTTCACTTCTGATATGCAGAGGCCTACGAAGCTCAAAGCTATGATTAGAAAAAAAAAGGAGACTGTACAAATGACTTACTCGGGCTGAGGCCTCGGGTCATGGATGTCATCAAACTCTGCACCCTCTTGAACTTCTTCAGTATCCCAGATatcttttttattggccacctcCTTTTTCTTGTCTTGGCCTGATGCAGATTTCTTTGGGCCAATGTCGCCAGGGTTCACCCGTGAAACTGTTGTGGTCTGAAAAATGGATGCAATGATCAGTGGGTCTCACAAACAATACCTAGTCCAGTGCAAACTTCCACCTGGTCATACTGATTTACTTGCCAAAAATGTAATTGGTATCATTAAGATCACAAGTTGTCCCACATAGAGAATGGAATATGAACAATTCACTAAAAGCTAACCACATCCCTGATTTGGGAGTGAATACTGTAGAAGAAGAATTACAGGGGCTTACCTTGTCGATTTCTTCATCACTGTCAGATTCCACACCAGGTGGTTTGAGTATCTGTGTCAAAGCATTCATGGTGTGAGGTCCTAGCATACCTTCCATAGCTGAggctgatatcaaaatcaagttgTGTAGAAGGCTGGAATTAGAGAAACAATCAAAGAAAGTAATGAGTACACTCAAATCCGATAATGTATGGTTAGGTTGTGGTAGCCTAGGCAGTAGGCCACACTTCACTTCACAAGTTAGAAATACTGTTACAACAAGTATAAGTATGCCTATGGTTATTGGTAAAATGAGAAAGAGGAGGTACCGCTAGCAAGATTGAGAGAATGATGTTTATGATTTCTTACAAGAAGCATAGGCCTAATGCTAATTGGAACTTACCCACCGATGTTTCTTGTAAAGCCGTTGCCATGGATACAGAAACCAGATTCTGCGCCTGTGGTATGGCCAAAAGCAATTTTTCCACATTCAAAGTCATAGAGTGAAAGTGAAATACTTTCCTCCACTACAACTTACCTATGGACTTGGATATAATTCTCTAATTTGGATTAAAAAAACTTGGAAAGTGTGAAAAACGTAGTTTGGGGGATTTTTCTTTGGGAAAAATGCACTGTTTGTCAAAGTATGGGCGCAGACATTTTGGAATCCAGTTCGGCAAGTCACATGACTGGAACTCTCCTCCGACCCTCCGCCAGGGAGGGAGGAAAAGTGGCCAACTCcgccatttttgaaaaaataaattttcaatatttcttcaACATTTTGTTTGATTCGCTGGGTTTTACAATGTTTGATACAACAGATCTCAATATAAATATACTAATGTAACAAAGCAGATCATAAAGGTCACCATAGTAAATGAACTATTTAACAGTAAGCACTTTTGACACAGTCGCAGTTGTCCCACGGCTACacacatcaatcatcatcatcatcatctcatgcatgcatgcatgcatgcattgcatgcatagGCTATGCATAGGCTATGCATGATCATTGCATGCATGCATCATGCGATGAATCATGGTGATGGTATCCACAAACAAACTATTTGACTGTACAACAATGTAGCAAAGCAAGGAAAGAGGTAGCCTTCCAGCTTATGATAAAGGCCAGCACCAGGCCGAGGCCAgggtatactacaatcaagatgtacagaccgggggagctggctgtacgtacccataagtctttgcggtagtctcgcgcgtaccggatataacccagcaagcttttctccttcagagaaatactgcgttgcgctcaagtgccttataaggctgtgaacaaaattaacgttcgaccaatgagaaagccacattaccctgcatacgaggttggacgcgtgatcactaaatgacaagtaaaaatagaatcagaccacatgtttctatatgtcagaatgctgccgtttgcgctgtagtacacgtgtgttgtccaaattttcgatttcaagcaagtttaaggccaacctcgtgtccaccagactaatgcataattggcagttgagcgcaacgcagtatttctctgaaggagaaaagcttgataggttatatccggtacgcgcgagactaccgcaaagacttatgggtacgtacagccagctcccccggtctgtacatcttgattgtcgtattggGTAATATCGAGGGCCGCAGGCCTTAGTCACAGAGTGAGGTCAAAAAGTAATAAACGTTGACTTGCTTGTCTTTGGAATATTTTTCGAAGACAGACAAATCATTGAATGTTATTGAACATTTCATGTCAtgcattttctctttcagaatcAGTATGAGTGTCACAGCAACGCAACAGAAATTTTCTAATCTGCGCCGGCGTTTAGATCAGCTGGGATATCGGCAACCACTTGGTGTTGAGTCTTTGCCGCTTGTTGAACGCCTCTTCTCTGACCTCATCCACACAACAGAAAGTctcaaaaatgtgaaattacAAAAAAACAGGGGCCAGCAGGACCAAGTGACCTTAGATGCCCAAATTGAGCCTTATAAAACTGACAATGCTAAACTAGTGAAAGAAAACAGTGAACTGCACCAGCAGTTGATGAAACAAAAGGAGGATGCAGATGGAATGCTCAGGGGTAAGAATATCTCGTTATTATATGTAAACATTGTACAACTCAAATGAGTCCCAATCTTAAGCCTGCTGGCTCCAGCCCTCGTCAGCTGGAAGTTGAAATAGACATTTACATTTCAGGATTGTTTGAGTTTGTTTTGAAGTACCCCACAAGAGTAGACTCTTTCATGCGAAGTGATGGGGAAACAACTTTTAGTTGTAAATATATTTAAAGTATGTTACTTATCTAAAGGAAATGATGAataaaggaaattttcatctgTTCATTGTTAAATTTTCAGATCTCAAGGCTTCTTTGCGCAAACTTGAACATGAAAATGCAGATTTAAAATTCTTGAACAATCAGTATGTGCACAAGGTGCAACAGCTGGAGAAAGAGTCAAAGAGCAAAACAGAGCGAATTCTGCATCTACAGGAGAAAAATTTCCATGCCGTGGTACAGACCCCTGGTGAGTAGTTTTTACGGTCGTTTATATTTGTCAAATTAGGGGGAGTAGTGGGATGACCGATCAAATCAGTCTGATGCCCTACTGAATCTTAATCATATATAAGTTTGAGGAGTAAAGGAGAATATTACTGACTTTATGCACATGACATGTGGAATTTTAATTGACTTGTTGCTGTGTAAGTGTGAAGGTGTTGAATCTCTTTAACCACTCTTCTCTGTTCCTCTCTCCCAGGTGGTAGAAAGAAGAACATCCCCTTCCGTCGCCAGCGCATGGAGATCGACAGTACAATCCCGCCTAGTAATGCCACCACTCAGTACgagtcgtcgttgtcatcaaCTCAGGTTGATGACCCATACGTTGCTGACATGTTGCATGTGGCCGATACCAAGATTGCAGATCTACATGCGGAGGTCAACAAGTTACGAGATGAGAGTGAAATAGCAGATAGGAAGATAAAACATCTTAAGACTCAGGTAGgaccattttcaaattctttagCGGTTGATCTCAGAAGCTATTCTGTTTCAATAGTATAGTAATTGACACTGAATCTGATCCGCCTTGGGTTCTGTGTATAAAGAAGATTGTGAAGCCAAAGTTTAGTCAAACTCAGAAGATTATGTTTTGTAGAGTTTTAAGTCATGTTGGCCTAGAACCCATTTGGTTCCAGACCTTGTTCTAAGGTGGCACTATGAGCTACCTCATCTGCTGTTGTATGAATTAAAACTGCATGATGCAGCAGCAGAGTGTGGTAGTTTTAACATAGGAAACTTTCTTTTTCTGCCCCTAGGCAGCTTCTGTCGGATTGTTATCACAGGCTTTAAACAAATATTGACATCTGTGACTGGTCCCTtatcttgtacatgtaggttattGGCTTGGCAGTTGTATCTAACCACAAAACCTGAGGCCCAATTTCACCCGTGAAAAAATTGGTAATTGCAAGGTATAAAATACCCAGTAGTAGCTTTATCATTCGAAGTTAAAACATTGGATTATTAAAGCTGgagaaaatcttgaaaaaaatatcttgggAGATCAGCATTTTGAATAGCTACTTACAACAATTACAACTCAACCATCAAGACATTCACGCTCCCCAACAATTTGTCCAAAATCTCGGCACGCC of Lineus longissimus chromosome 9, tnLinLong1.2, whole genome shotgun sequence contains these proteins:
- the LOC135494122 gene encoding dynein axonemal assembly factor 6-like, translating into MEGMLGPHTMNALTQILKPPGVESDSDEEIDKTTTVSRVNPGDIGPKKSASGQDKKKEVANKKDIWDTEEVQEGAEFDDIHDPRPQPEYDIVYKQAVSSEDMFLQMGNKTPMTSSCEDMVVKIQLLDTKGSDIELDVKKTFLDCRTPKFKLGLHLPHPVDHKAGKAQWDNANHVLNVTLRIIRDYDMFNF